In Babesia bovis T2Bo chromosome 3, whole genome shotgun sequence, the genomic window TGCACAAAACTGTCGTACCGTGAGTTCCGAGCCCCAAACAGGGCACGCAACAAGACTGATCAGGTAAATGCTTTGGGCCCGATAGTGACGACGTTTGATCTTATGGATCAATATGGCCCAGCTGGTGTTATACAGGATTCCTTCGCACTTGTTATATCACCGGAATCGCTACCAGGAGCTGAAAAGGTGAACAACTTAAGGCGTTCCAAGGGTCTCAAGGTATGGCCGTTACTTTCTGCTGGCTTTGTTTTACACCCTGACCACAATACACGCAGGAAGAGTCTCAAAAAAGTGAGTTCATCCTGGATTCGTAGCGGTTTGAAATCGATAAACTGAGACCCTTGGTCTTTTTACCAGAGAACACATTGATGTAATGTAAACACTCATTTAGAGCTCTGTCATTAGAATACCAGGTTATAGCGTTGTCAATTTACCGTCATGTGCTAATACTGGCACTTCTAAGTGTAAAACTGAATATTCGTCTAGAGAGTAATCGGGGTACATGCCACCTTTTGTTAGGTCTATAGAGCAAACACAAAAGATTCGGTAACTTCATGTATACTCTGAAAACAAAACAATCTGTTAAATGCAGCCATTATTTTATTCTATGTGTACACCGTGAACATTTACGAAAGAATACAGTTGAAAAGATCCATCGAATTCATTCCGCGGATATTTCATTTAACAGTTGATCAAACCAGAAATACCCAATGAAATGTGGACTACATATGTAATAGAATTTACTACAGAAACATGTGATATCCAAGATCTTATGTTACCTGCTAACAAGGTAGTTCCTAGAACTATCaggatgtatatttaaaatcTATACACATTAACGTATATCAACCATGTAATCAATATGGAGGTCCTTATACCTAAGAATAACAACTAGTGCCTCGTTAGGGTTACCGCAAGAATGCCGTATGGGCATCAATGTGTCCATCGCAGCCATGGATCTTTACACTGAATATCAAGTCATGATCCTCCTTTGGAAAGCACTTTAGATTAATTTGATTAGAGGTGTTTAAAAAATAATATACGAGGTATCAAATGTCTACTCATGCAACACCATTGCATGAGGCAACATCTCGGGTGCTGGGCGCGAGTACTCCACTACGCCGCCTCGCGTCGTGAGTTGCGCCAATTGACCACACTATTCcgatttcatttttatatgaTCTAGTCACTTGATTTAgggtatacagtacccaattatatttaattgATTCTTAGGTGAGCTTATTGCTGAGGACGGCAGGGCTGCCTGCCCCCTGTGGAAAATTTCCCGATTGCCGCTAGTTTGTGGTTTTTTCCTTACGGGTTAACGTTGCAGCAGTTCACGTTATTTAAAATCTATTACTCAACAAAGGTCTCGGGCCAgtattttgtttatatattaatcaaGATGAATTCCGAACACAACGAGCAACCGGTATGTTTCAGGCTGTTTTGTTTCTTATACAATCAGTGTGTTTATGTGTGTATAATTGTCATATTAGCAAAATGGTTGCCTATGAGGCTGAGTTGGTTTCTGTACAGTGTCAGTGTATGTGCTATGGTACCCCTTAGGTCTGGTTATCATGTTATTAAATAGTGTCCATATTTGTGAACCACAAGTTTTTATTACTACGTTCAAGTTGTTTGTTGATCTGATTTGCTGCATAATGGCTGTTTTCTGTGTTCTATAGTTTTGATCTGAAATTGTATTGGTCTACTTATTAGCCTATCTATAGGCATATGCATTTGTGGCCATCTGTATGTATTGATACGAGCTTCTATATAACTCTTGCATTGGTTGCGTGTCTGCTGCGTATAAAATCACTTATTTTCGTGTATTATCCATGTCgtgttttgtttttttCATAGGTTAATGCATTTATTTGTGTACTTAGTTTTAACCATTGATAACCTAGACGTGGAATACATTCTGGtttatatggtatatacgATGGTTATTTTCTATGACTGTTGAATCAAATGTCATTTAACTATAGAGTGAGCCCATGTTGTGCAAGAACAACTGTGGTTTTTACGGAAATGCCGCCAATGACAACCTGTGTTCCAAGTGCTACAAGGACCAGACAAAAGGGCAGTTGCCATCTACAGATTGCTTTGAGAAGGCGTGCTATACAGACTCAACAATTGTCGATGAGTCTTTGAATGCTGTATCGGTTGACAATGACACGAAACCGACGGAGGATGCAGTGGTTTCTGTTCCTGAGACTATTCCTGATCGGTGCCATCAGTGTGACCGTTTGATTGGTGTATTGGGGTTTAAATGCCGATGCAACAACTATTATTGCGCTCAACACAGACAGGCAAATTTACATGGTTGCACTTTTGACTACAAAGGCTTATTTCGCACTGAGCTGGCAACAAAGACACAGAAGATAGTGCGGGATAAATTGGAGAGAATATAGCATCTTTTAACCAAACGCCCTGGATTTCCCGCTCAATTATGGGATGCCTTATATAACGGCGAGTCCAATTTAGTCTATGTAACAGGCTTTGTCTTCGTAATACTACATTGACATTCGAGTGAGCAGAGCTATGCTCATGCCAACCAATGCTATTGCTGGTTCATCTAGGACCACGGTGGTCAAGTGCGTTGTGAAATATTTTTGGGTTTTGGAGCCATTCTGCTGCACTAAATGGGTCAAGTGGTTTTCCTGAGAATATAGATGTGGACACATTGGAACAGGAAATGAAGTACTAAAAGGGGTGTTTCAGGGTAGCTATTCTGaatattaaaaatgtgTTTCTATTGTTACATCGCCCAAGCAGGCGTGTAACTCCATTCTAGGATAATTTGGCGTCGTTCACATGGATGTACAATTGACATTCACACTTTGCCGGAATGGAGATAAGGTGTACCACTGTTGCTGTAGTAAAAATGGCCTAATGTCATTCACGAGCTGCTGAGCGTAATGTGCCGTGATTACAACTAGTGCACAATCGCCAAAAGAGCGACACTCAACAGGTAGCGACTTGTCGTATTAAGACCTTTGCAGCTATTGCATGATATTTTAGACATAAATAAGGATTATATATGTCCTCATTTGGTAGCATAGGAGGCAGAGCATTGCCAGCTTTCTGCTTGCATTGGGTATTGTTACACCTTGCGTTGCTTCGCCCATAGCCTATGTACCCGTGTATGTACAGATATGTTTTATACCAGTGTTATTACATAAAAACAGGCGTCTTCGCCATGTGACCTTATGCATGTCGCGCGAGGCAAACATCGATTTTGAACCGGAGGAATGCATAGTGTTCTGTCAACAGTTATACGGTGTACTGAGCATAAGAGTTACAAGCGGTTATTAATCTGTATCACGGTGTCCATAAGGGCCACATATAGCACATTTGGCTAAGTAAACCGTTGCAAAGTTGTATCCCAACGGCACGCATGCCAAGGGTAGTAAGCTTAGGTAGCAAATTGGCTTATACCATCGAACCATGAGTAATAAGAACCTTGACCTTTCTCTTTATCCTAAAAACAAGAGAGCCTAGAAGCATGCAACCGTATATGCATGATTCCATCTTGGCTTCGTAGTGCCTTAGACACTCACCGATATCATGAATGTCAGTCATGTGGTTCAACTTTACTGGAGTTTAACGCCCACGTAATTTTGGTCCTTACCTCAGTTGTCTTGACAACCGATCTCATTTCGTATTCCGAATAGTATATGTTTACACATCTCTCGCGGGTGAGTTGTCGAGAAGGGTGTCGTTCTCAACTTTGCAACGGTTCCATAATGTAGTACCGTATACCCGTTTCTTCTATGTCCAGATT contains:
- a CDS encoding A20-like zinc finger family protein is translated as MNSEHNEQPSEPMLCKNNCGFYGNAANDNLCSKCYKDQTKGQLPSTDCFEKACYTDSTIVDESLNAVSVDNDTKPTEDAVVSVPETIPDRCHQCDRLIGVLGFKCRCNNYYCAQHRQANLHGCTFDYKGLFRTELATKTQKIVRDKLERI